AATTAAAAGGCTGTACATCGTAACATCCCAAAGACGAGCGTAATATTCCTGGGCAGAGAAATGCACAGATTCGCTGATCAGATGTCACAACAAAAGTCGTTTAAAGATGAAGAACACGAGTGCATGGTATTAGCTCTCCAGCACGTCATCAACAACAAAGAAGCTGAAGCCCAGCCCCAAGGCCCGGCACACCAACGGCAACTAGCTGTAATGGGTGAATTAGAGGGCTTCGCGTCAATATCCCCATCCTCCGCAACTGCAAGCAGCGGCGTCCCTGGTGGCGGCAGCAGCAGCCCTGGGACCATGATGGAGGACAAAGATCATGATCAGAGTCGTAGTAAcgacaagaagcaaaaacaaaagaagaagaagaagaatagggATCGTGAGGTGGATGGGGAAAAGAGGGTGGTACATTTCAGAGGGGTGAGGCAAAGATCAGAGGGCAAATGGGTAGCGGAGATTAGAAACCCCCATCTAGGTCGAACCGAATGGTTGGGCACCTTTACCTCGGCGGAGGAGGCAGCCAGAGCTTTCGACAGGAAATGCATCCAGTATAAAGGAGATCGAGCTAAGACTAATTTCCCATCCTCAGACTACGCTAACGCTAATGATGATCAGTCGTCGAGCttgcaacaacaacaacaacaagcaCTTCCTCCACCAGCAGCAGCACCGCCGCTATCCGTTAACGCGCCTGTGGGGCATGCTAGTCCACTACTAACTAATACTGCCGCGGCCGGTGCAACTGCAACAAACAGTACTGCAACTGCTGCAGATCCTGGAGGTACAAGTTGGGAAGAAGATGAAGACTTGTGGGATGTGTTCTTTCGGGGAGATCAGATACTTTCCGACATAGACTGGATGATGTTTGATTCTTCGCCACCATTGGGACCTTAATTCATTTGGCTACCGCAACTATCACTAGCGTGGTTGCTACTTACAACATATACATTACAGACTAAATAAAAAGTTACCATGGCGCCCAATAGAGTTTGCTTAAATTATtacttaaaagaaaaaaggataaTATGAGCACGTATGAGATGATCATTATGGTACTATATACAGTATATGCATGGTGAGTAATGTGAGCATGTCTTGGATTGGCATTCTAGTTGCCCTGGCAGTTCCAAGCAGTCGGGTGTAAACGCGTCGAGTCCAATCAAATTTCAGACTAATCAAATCGAATTTTAACATAATTTTATGAAGTCCGGGCTCGAGCTTGAGCTCGCCGAGTTCAAAATGTCAAactcgaattcgaattcgactCAAATTTGAGtcgagttaaaaaaaaataaaaaataaataattattttatttttaaaaaatgaataaaataataattttatttttaaaaaatgaataaaataataattttttaataaataataaaatattaaaaatatattttttttctattaaaataaaaattatatatatatatatatatatatataatcgagttTGAGTCGGCTCGCGAGTTAACGAGTTTAGTATTTTTGAATTCAAGTTCGACTCGAACTCAATATTGACCGAGTTTGGATTCCAACTTGATTAATTTGCAGTTCTAGCAGTAGAAACATATGGACCAAAAGAAACAAAGATACATCGTACGTCGAATGTTGCATGTCATGGGAAAGTGCCAACTATCTAATAAACACTCTTAGTGATCTACCATATGCCAAGCATGCTGATAAGTTTGTGTATACCATGAATGTTTAAGGATTTTGATGGACTTGTGCCTTGAGAACTATGATCATAAGGGTAGCCATGATAGATAACGACTTCCATTTTTTCCCCTTAAAACTGTTAAGcattgttttcttgatttgacTTCTAGAATGGTTCGTGCTtgtattttttgatttattttacaGATATTCTTGACTTTCTAGAATGGTTCGTATTTTCTCACAAAGCTTTATGACAAAGAATAATCGAAACAAGGACGGGTCTAGGAGGTGAGGGGTGGGGAGTAACCACTGCCCCAGCTTTAGAAAATTTGGTTTTGCTGCtatagaaaattgaaaattcttgaaaatattCTTTAGAAATGTATGCTTGTGTcacaaaaacttaaaaatacaTTTATTATATGTGAATTTGTATATGTTAAAATTGGCTGCATAAACTAAAGTTTTCAGTTCCGTCCATGAATGGAAATTCAATGTGCCAACTTACCCATCTGTGTGATGATCCAAAAATTAAGGATTGTAAATTAGAGGACCTTGACTATTCGATACCATGTCAAAACTAATAGGAAATTGGATGGTTAAGCACTTTAGAATTGTTTAATAGGACATGAGTCTATCGTTAGAACAATCATGAAGTCAATTTAAGGAATTTGGACTTGGTTGTGCTCTAAAGTTAGAGTATTCTTGATAAATTGAAATTGTGAAGCTTTGAACCAACTCAAGCCTGAGCTATTGCTCTTTTTTGTTCCAAATAAGTCTTATCCAGCATGAGAAGTTCTTCCACGAGAGAAACAATCAACTTGGAGCTGGCTAGTTATTACACTGTCCACTTTAGACCTCTCAAGATAGCTGCCTGAAGGAAACAAAAGAACCAAGAGAACTAAGTGAGCCTAGATTAAAACCAAACAAATGGTCTTGGTTCTCGTTCTTTGCGGTTCCGGTTCCAGTTCCGGTTGATTGAGCAaattagaaaagaaattaagaaattggGAGTATTAGATGGAAGAGAAAAGACGAATTTTGGTGGGAGAGAAAGTCGAACTTTGAAGCCTGTTTATAAGCAAAATAatacaaaaaggaagaaaaatgaaaaaaaaaaagggtaaaataccaaaaaactcCTTGTGCTTTGctaaatgttcaatttaactccCTCTGATTTGAAAACTTACACTATAAACCCCTGTGGTTttaactaaattgaaaattgtatGGAAATTATCTAATCTAATGGTTATACATGAaatatgtgaggacccgaaattttattttcttacttttattttattttactaacttatttaattatttattcacccgtttactctggataatttatttcatccattttaaatccatttgcaCGGAACAAtgtctcttttatatttttaaaacatttcgttaacgaatttaatttttctacggctcgtttagcgagaaatagtgtatgcacatttttcgaggtaaattcggtccgagagtgcaataatcttggagaattaagaatgatcaataatagaccaagaaaagttaattgagggattagatgtgagtgagttaagttaaactcaattaggagcactaattgctCACTAATCGGatgttgacttttgtgcactaaGACACCTTTATGTCAAATCCTTCTTACACAACattactgtagacaccaaattttggtacgatttatttatttttgttcatgCTAGTTTATCTTagttattctttttattttctttagtcgtttacttgttttattttttattattattattattattattatttttagtctttttaatgtagaatttcaaaaaaaaaaaaaaaaagaaaaaagaaatatgttttagttgttttaaaattcaattttttgtcttggaaaaagaaaaaaaaggaaagggaagaaaattgttcacaaaatatgtttatttcttttaaaattcaatcttttgactttatttattttttggttaggtTATTTCGAAaacaaaagagaaggaaaaaatgaaaatgaaaaatggaaatttgcattttttgttgtttttagtttatttttatctaatgttaattaagttgttttcatcattaattattattgttttattattatcattttttgttgtttaattaattaattaattaattaaaaaaaaaaaaccgcaaTTTCCTTTCTGCTCTGCACAAACCACAAACCGCAACTTCCTTTCTACTCTGCACAAACAACTCCCGGGACAGCAGCTTCAGCACCGCACAATGCAGCCAATCAAAATTCAATACCAACTCAACACTCAACCGACCTCTACATTAAAACATCCTCAAAATCACGGCACCATTCCTgggctttttcatttttttttctttttctgcacCGCAAACCactgcatttcattttcatcgtaAAGCATCCAAGA
This sequence is a window from Coffea eugenioides isolate CCC68of chromosome 7, Ceug_1.0, whole genome shotgun sequence. Protein-coding genes within it:
- the LOC113777148 gene encoding ethylene-responsive transcription factor ERF038-like; amino-acid sequence: MHRFADQMSQQKSFKDEEHECMVLALQHVINNKEAEAQPQGPAHQRQLAVMGELEGFASISPSSATASSGVPGGGSSSPGTMMEDKDHDQSRSNDKKQKQKKKKKNRDREVDGEKRVVHFRGVRQRSEGKWVAEIRNPHLGRTEWLGTFTSAEEAARAFDRKCIQYKGDRAKTNFPSSDYANANDDQSSSLQQQQQQALPPPAAAPPLSVNAPVGHASPLLTNTAAAGATATNSTATAADPGGTSWEEDEDLWDVFFRGDQILSDIDWMMFDSSPPLGP